From one Luteolibacter sp. SL250 genomic stretch:
- a CDS encoding bifunctional protein-serine/threonine kinase/phosphatase, with translation MKIRHSSHALPRDEGHPSSDAVAVTEWGEGFLTALADGAGTDPAARDAAKKAVSMVSAHYRTHPLVWTPGKALRETVRLINRTLWNESHARFDRPEMVCTLVVALYDQGFLTCLGIGDSRIYLLRDGVITQLTTDDIEPGAPLRLTRALGAVETLNPTTTKLNLQEGDSLLLCSDGIHHHLNDAEISAAIMSHGSARLLAKQANEESPDESRDDCAAIHLVVDSLGWTARREDQQLPIPDQLATGQKHDGWTLTRSFGANDRCWLAEREGCRQVMKFAPREGNDDLQIKQAFLKETWNAIRFAADTPFVKAWENPTRTSLYYIMEFVDAPGLESLLRQRRLQVDEAVQLGRFLAESSILLLRQDLVHGDIKPENILIGSAYDSVFFKLIDLGSSCEIFSRTSRAGTATYLAPERFSNAPVTERTEVFSIGVTLYQALTGQLPFGAIERFQTPAFREPKPPSSLNPMIPPWLDAVILRACSIRAERRHQHFSELAFELANPGKVRPWHAADTALFHRHPVLFWKVSAILLVALSLFLAYQLLSS, from the coding sequence TTGAAGATCCGCCACAGCTCGCACGCCCTGCCCCGGGACGAAGGGCATCCCTCATCGGATGCCGTCGCCGTCACGGAGTGGGGCGAAGGCTTTCTGACTGCCCTCGCTGACGGAGCGGGCACGGATCCCGCCGCCAGGGATGCCGCGAAAAAGGCGGTTTCCATGGTGTCCGCCCACTACCGGACGCACCCTCTGGTATGGACACCCGGCAAGGCGCTTCGGGAAACCGTGCGGTTGATCAACCGCACGCTCTGGAATGAATCCCACGCACGATTCGACCGGCCAGAAATGGTCTGCACGCTGGTGGTTGCCCTCTATGACCAGGGCTTCCTCACCTGCCTTGGCATCGGGGACTCCCGCATTTATCTTCTGCGGGATGGTGTCATCACGCAGCTCACCACGGACGATATCGAGCCGGGCGCCCCGCTGCGGCTGACCCGTGCGCTTGGCGCGGTGGAAACCCTGAACCCGACCACCACGAAGTTGAATCTGCAGGAAGGGGACTCCCTCCTGCTTTGCTCCGACGGCATCCACCACCATCTCAATGACGCGGAAATCTCCGCCGCCATCATGAGCCATGGCTCCGCCCGCCTGCTGGCGAAGCAAGCCAACGAAGAATCCCCCGACGAATCCCGTGACGACTGCGCGGCCATCCACCTGGTCGTTGATTCGCTCGGCTGGACGGCACGCCGGGAGGACCAGCAACTTCCCATACCCGACCAACTCGCCACCGGGCAGAAGCACGACGGATGGACCCTCACCCGCTCCTTCGGAGCAAACGACCGCTGCTGGCTGGCCGAACGCGAAGGATGCCGGCAGGTGATGAAGTTCGCCCCTCGTGAAGGGAATGATGACCTGCAGATCAAACAGGCCTTTCTGAAGGAGACCTGGAACGCCATCCGTTTCGCGGCGGACACCCCATTTGTGAAAGCATGGGAAAACCCCACCCGCACCTCCCTCTATTACATCATGGAGTTCGTGGATGCACCCGGCCTGGAGTCCCTGCTGAGGCAGAGGAGGCTCCAGGTGGATGAGGCGGTGCAGCTCGGCCGCTTCCTTGCGGAGTCCTCCATCCTCCTGCTCCGGCAGGATCTTGTCCACGGGGACATCAAGCCGGAGAACATCCTCATTGGATCCGCCTATGATTCGGTGTTCTTCAAGCTGATCGACCTCGGATCAAGCTGTGAGATCTTTTCCCGCACCTCGCGGGCGGGCACCGCCACCTATCTGGCGCCGGAGCGTTTCAGCAATGCCCCTGTGACAGAACGGACGGAAGTATTCTCCATCGGCGTGACCCTTTACCAGGCCCTCACCGGGCAACTTCCTTTCGGTGCCATCGAGCGCTTCCAAACCCCTGCATTCCGCGAGCCGAAGCCTCCATCATCCCTGAACCCGATGATCCCCCCGTGGCTGGATGCCGTCATCCTCCGCGCATGTTCCATCCGCGCGGAACGCAGACACCAGCATTTCAGCGAACTGGCGTTCGAGCTTGCGAACCCGGGAAAAGTCCGTCCATGGCACGCCGCCGACACCGCCCTTTTCCACCGACACCCGGTGCTTTTCTGGAAGGTTTCCGCCATCTTGCTTGTGGCGCTTTCATTGTTCCTCGCATACCAGCTCTTGTCCTCCTGA
- a CDS encoding CmpA/NrtA family ABC transporter substrate-binding protein: MNPIRPYSRRDFLASSAKTTALGLLASGLPSGWAGAQTTSDAPESPDVNFGIIALTDCSPIVIAHEKGIFAKYGIRSKVTKGASWAAIRDSLANGDIQATHMLIGMPIASTMGLGGAPKKPMVIPWLLNRNGQSISLANSLKGKVAADPKALKPFVDKAKANGHPMTFAMTFPPGTHAIWIRYWLAAGGINPGDAGGAGADISLITIPPPQMVANMKVGKMDGFCVGEPWNAKTITDDIGFTAINTQQIWKDHPEKVCAFTEEFAEKNPKTVKAVLKALHEASVWLDKMDNRVEQAKIVSAPTYINCPPEQILQRLQGKYDMGDGRKFRDPDYMIFSDRNCNYPQPKYAKWWLTQLRRWGFTDGAPDYEAVAKQVMRTDIYEEAMKEIGYSHGGLNNDAETLFDGSKFDPAGDLDAYAKSFSVSTLKG, translated from the coding sequence ATGAATCCAATCCGCCCTTACTCACGCCGCGACTTCCTCGCCAGTTCCGCGAAGACCACCGCCCTCGGACTCCTTGCCTCCGGTCTCCCGTCCGGATGGGCGGGTGCCCAGACCACCAGCGATGCCCCGGAATCCCCCGATGTGAACTTCGGCATCATCGCCCTCACCGACTGTTCGCCCATCGTCATCGCCCATGAAAAGGGCATCTTCGCGAAGTACGGCATCCGCAGTAAAGTGACGAAAGGCGCGAGCTGGGCCGCCATCCGCGACTCCCTGGCAAACGGGGACATCCAGGCGACCCACATGCTCATCGGCATGCCGATCGCCTCCACGATGGGCCTCGGTGGTGCGCCGAAAAAGCCGATGGTCATCCCATGGCTGCTCAACCGCAACGGCCAGTCCATCAGCCTCGCCAACTCCCTGAAAGGAAAAGTCGCCGCGGACCCCAAGGCACTGAAGCCCTTTGTGGACAAGGCGAAGGCCAACGGCCATCCGATGACCTTCGCCATGACCTTCCCGCCGGGCACCCACGCCATCTGGATCCGCTACTGGCTGGCGGCAGGAGGCATCAACCCCGGCGATGCCGGTGGAGCGGGGGCGGACATCTCCCTCATCACCATCCCGCCGCCGCAGATGGTGGCCAACATGAAGGTCGGCAAGATGGACGGCTTCTGCGTCGGTGAGCCATGGAATGCGAAAACCATCACGGATGACATCGGCTTCACCGCCATCAACACCCAGCAAATCTGGAAAGACCACCCTGAGAAAGTCTGCGCTTTCACGGAGGAGTTCGCGGAAAAGAATCCCAAAACCGTGAAGGCCGTCCTCAAGGCGCTGCACGAAGCGTCCGTCTGGCTCGACAAGATGGACAACCGGGTGGAACAGGCGAAGATCGTCAGCGCCCCCACTTACATCAACTGCCCGCCGGAACAGATCCTCCAGCGCCTGCAGGGCAAGTATGACATGGGCGACGGACGGAAGTTCCGGGATCCGGACTACATGATCTTCAGTGACCGGAACTGCAACTACCCGCAGCCGAAGTATGCCAAGTGGTGGCTCACGCAGCTCCGCCGCTGGGGCTTCACCGATGGCGCTCCGGACTATGAGGCGGTGGCCAAACAGGTCATGCGGACGGACATCTATGAGGAAGCCATGAAGGAGATCGGCTACTCCCACGGCGGACTCAACAACGACGCCGAGACCCTCTTCGACGGCAGCAAGTTCGATCCGGCCGGTGACCTGGACGCCTACGCCAAATCCTTCTCCGTCTCCACCCTGAAAGGCTGA
- the ntrB gene encoding nitrate ABC transporter permease: MKRFKLDTIVLPLIAILICIGGWSLIAGKSTTTTSVDDWGDKVTKTERHGISADLPSPAETWKASKPYIVEPFAKRGELDQGILRFTWLSLKLVAQGYFLALVIGTPIGFLLGLSKRFTKAFDPIIQILRPVSPLAWLPLGMVLFSGMKILGSDGRVSFGTSDAAALFTIAICAMWPTVLNTAVGVRAVPQDYLNVAKVLKLSRTKTLFKILIPSALPYMFTGFRLSLGIAWLVIVAVEMLIGKPGVGGFLWQQYNANSFAHIILSILTIGLIGFILDRAMSLIEGRFRTA; this comes from the coding sequence ATGAAACGCTTCAAACTGGACACCATTGTTCTTCCACTCATCGCGATCCTCATCTGCATCGGCGGATGGTCGCTCATCGCGGGAAAATCCACCACCACCACTTCAGTGGATGACTGGGGTGACAAGGTCACCAAGACGGAACGGCATGGCATTTCGGCCGATCTTCCCTCCCCCGCCGAAACCTGGAAAGCCAGCAAGCCCTACATCGTGGAACCCTTCGCCAAACGCGGGGAGCTCGACCAAGGCATCCTCCGTTTCACCTGGCTTTCCCTGAAGCTCGTCGCCCAGGGATACTTCCTGGCATTGGTCATCGGCACCCCCATCGGCTTCCTCCTCGGACTGTCGAAGCGCTTCACGAAGGCCTTCGACCCCATCATCCAGATCCTGCGACCGGTCTCTCCCCTCGCCTGGCTGCCCCTCGGCATGGTGCTGTTCAGCGGCATGAAGATCCTCGGTTCCGACGGGCGGGTGAGCTTCGGCACTTCGGACGCGGCCGCGCTCTTCACCATCGCCATCTGTGCCATGTGGCCGACAGTCCTCAACACCGCCGTCGGTGTCCGCGCGGTTCCGCAGGACTACCTGAACGTGGCGAAGGTTCTGAAGCTGTCCCGGACAAAGACGCTCTTCAAGATCCTCATCCCATCCGCGCTGCCCTACATGTTCACCGGCTTCCGCCTTTCCCTCGGCATCGCATGGCTGGTCATCGTGGCGGTGGAGATGCTGATCGGAAAGCCAGGCGTCGGCGGCTTCCTCTGGCAGCAATACAACGCGAACTCCTTCGCCCACATCATCCTGTCGATCCTCACCATCGGCCTCATCGGCTTCATCCTGGACCGCGCCATGAGTCTCATCGAGGGCCGCTTCCGCACCGCCTGA
- a CDS encoding ABC transporter ATP-binding protein, translated as MTPILELKGIHKFFGGTSVLSDVNLTVNEGDFVSIIGYSGTGKSTLINVIAGLLKPDTGDAMMDGGTITGPGPERGIVFQNYSLLPWLTVSENIRLAVDQLYPRMTPAERSAHVRKHVEMVKLGHAADKYPKELSGGMRQRVSVARTLASNPRILLLDEPLSALDALTRATLQDEIAEIWQNNKTTVIWITNDPDEALLVADRVIPLIPATGGATLGAEIPVDLPRPRDRRELLKQADFKSLKLQLINTLLDARKSSAPVLTKKLSPPDILPEDLGVKRNLGMGGRKTPRRRSQLNREEISVS; from the coding sequence ATGACACCCATTCTCGAACTCAAAGGCATCCACAAGTTCTTCGGCGGGACAAGCGTCCTTTCCGACGTCAACCTCACCGTCAACGAAGGTGACTTCGTGTCGATCATCGGCTACTCCGGCACCGGGAAGTCCACCCTCATCAACGTCATCGCCGGCCTGCTCAAGCCGGACACCGGTGACGCCATGATGGACGGCGGAACAATCACCGGCCCCGGTCCGGAGCGCGGCATCGTTTTCCAGAACTACTCGCTGCTGCCATGGCTCACCGTTTCGGAAAACATCCGTCTGGCGGTGGACCAGCTCTACCCCCGGATGACTCCGGCGGAACGGTCCGCGCATGTCCGCAAGCATGTGGAAATGGTGAAGCTCGGCCACGCCGCGGACAAATACCCCAAGGAACTTTCCGGCGGCATGCGCCAGCGGGTTTCCGTCGCCCGTACCCTCGCCTCGAACCCGCGGATCCTCCTGCTGGATGAACCCCTGTCCGCTCTCGACGCACTCACCCGCGCCACCCTCCAGGATGAAATCGCCGAGATCTGGCAGAACAACAAGACCACCGTCATCTGGATCACCAATGATCCGGATGAGGCCCTGCTGGTGGCGGACCGCGTGATCCCGCTGATCCCGGCCACCGGTGGCGCGACCCTCGGAGCGGAGATCCCGGTGGATCTCCCCCGCCCCCGCGACCGGCGTGAGCTTTTGAAACAGGCGGATTTCAAATCCCTGAAACTCCAACTCATCAATACCCTGCTGGACGCCCGGAAAAGCAGTGCTCCCGTCCTCACGAAAAAGCTCTCCCCACCGGACATCCTGCCGGAGGACCTCGGAGTGAAGCGCAACCTCGGCATGGGCGGCAGGAAGACCCCACGCCGCCGCTCCCAGCTCAACCGTGAGGAAATCTCCGTTTCCTGA
- a CDS encoding ABC transporter ATP-binding protein: protein MTPILELFQLSKSYPAPGGKEAVIVKEFNLNLEGGEFVTIIGHSGCGKSTVLSMVAGLTSSSGGAMILGGRETNEAGPDRGVVFQSPCLLPWMTAFENVMLGVNQVYFTAPMAERKELAEYYLSVVGLGSAMDKYPGELSQGMRQRVGIARAFALQPKMLLLDEPFGMLDSLTKMELQEVLLELWRRNQLTTLMVTHDVDEAIFLSDRVVMMTDGPEAEVGDILHIPFERPRNRAAILADPRYAEYRNHLLDFLNNRSHIRPSKLAGAQALQTQPMRAAASAGLATQPH, encoded by the coding sequence ATGACACCCATCCTCGAACTCTTCCAACTCTCGAAATCCTATCCCGCCCCGGGCGGAAAGGAAGCGGTCATCGTAAAGGAATTCAACCTCAACCTGGAAGGCGGCGAATTCGTTACCATCATCGGTCACTCCGGCTGCGGGAAATCAACGGTCCTCTCGATGGTCGCCGGCCTGACCTCCTCCTCCGGGGGCGCGATGATCCTCGGCGGACGGGAAACCAACGAAGCGGGTCCGGACCGCGGGGTGGTCTTCCAGTCACCCTGCCTGCTGCCATGGATGACCGCGTTTGAGAACGTGATGCTCGGTGTGAACCAGGTGTATTTCACCGCACCCATGGCGGAACGGAAGGAACTGGCGGAGTATTACCTCTCCGTCGTCGGCCTGGGCAGTGCCATGGACAAGTATCCCGGAGAGCTTTCCCAAGGGATGCGCCAGAGGGTCGGCATCGCCCGTGCCTTCGCCCTCCAGCCGAAGATGCTGCTGCTGGACGAGCCGTTCGGCATGCTCGATTCGCTCACCAAAATGGAGCTGCAGGAGGTGCTTCTGGAACTTTGGAGGCGGAACCAGCTCACCACCCTGATGGTCACCCACGATGTGGATGAGGCGATCTTCCTTTCCGACCGGGTGGTGATGATGACCGACGGGCCGGAGGCGGAGGTCGGTGACATCCTGCATATCCCCTTTGAGCGCCCGCGCAACCGCGCCGCCATCCTCGCGGATCCCCGCTACGCGGAATACCGCAACCATCTGCTCGATTTCCTCAACAACCGCTCCCACATCCGCCCCAGCAAGCTGGCGGGCGCCCAGGCGCTCCAGACCCAGCCAATGCGGGCAGCGGCCTCCGCAGGCCTCGCCACCCAACCCCATTGA
- a CDS encoding NirA family protein, translating to MVNIENSGFTEDQTTYLTGFVSGLLQARSLPLPFLGQDASSRFTHQPEEAIETVHGTPIDDLCKEERIKYEKHGLDCFDTILANAATNEFPKDGDVFRYKFHGLFFVTPAQESLMLRCRIAGGALSSHQFRGLAEIAEDWGPGHVDLTTRANVQVREIMPKDAPDVLNKLIDLGLTSQGSGADNIRNITATPTTGFDPEELIDVMPYAKAMHHYILKNRDLYGLPRKFNISYDSGGRVSVCADTNDIGFYAVRVAPGEHAVEPGIYFRMQLCGITGHQQFATDCGVLLTPAESLPVAAALIRVFIENGDRTNRKKARLKYLVDEWGIPKTLNEISKKLTFPLRFLPLEQCEPSLPKSKHGHLGIHSQTDGKNYLGVLTPVGRITVPQMHALAYIADKYGRGEIRLTVWQNLIIPGIPDENLHAATAAVLATGFDYRNNPVTGGLIACTGSRGCKYAAADTKGNAIALGDHLAGAVTLDVPVNIHLTGCQHSCAQHYIGDIGMMGARVKMEDGSTVDGYNIVLGGGVDDTQAIAREVWKSIPFTDIPPLIEQLLVAYLRERENDESFANFTNRHTPDELRELSRPDKIAAA from the coding sequence ATGGTCAACATCGAAAATTCCGGCTTCACCGAAGACCAAACCACCTACCTGACCGGTTTCGTCTCCGGCCTCCTCCAAGCCCGCAGCCTCCCGCTGCCCTTTCTCGGTCAGGACGCGTCCAGCCGCTTCACGCACCAGCCGGAAGAGGCCATCGAAACCGTTCATGGCACGCCCATCGACGATCTCTGCAAGGAAGAGCGTATCAAATACGAAAAGCACGGCCTCGACTGCTTCGACACCATCCTGGCCAACGCGGCCACCAATGAGTTTCCCAAGGACGGAGACGTCTTCCGCTACAAGTTCCACGGGCTTTTCTTCGTCACCCCAGCCCAGGAGTCACTCATGCTCCGCTGCCGCATCGCGGGTGGTGCCCTCAGCAGCCACCAGTTCCGCGGACTGGCGGAAATCGCTGAAGATTGGGGTCCCGGGCATGTCGATCTCACCACCCGCGCCAACGTCCAGGTCCGGGAAATCATGCCGAAAGACGCTCCTGACGTCCTCAACAAGCTCATCGACCTGGGTCTCACCTCCCAAGGATCAGGTGCGGACAACATCCGCAACATCACCGCCACGCCAACCACCGGCTTCGACCCGGAGGAACTCATCGACGTGATGCCCTACGCGAAGGCGATGCACCACTACATCCTGAAGAACCGGGATCTCTACGGCCTGCCCAGGAAGTTCAACATTTCCTACGACTCCGGTGGCCGCGTTTCCGTCTGCGCGGACACCAACGACATCGGCTTCTACGCGGTGCGCGTCGCTCCGGGCGAGCATGCCGTGGAACCGGGCATCTATTTCCGCATGCAGCTCTGTGGCATCACCGGGCACCAGCAGTTCGCCACGGACTGCGGCGTGTTGCTGACCCCGGCCGAAAGCCTGCCGGTGGCAGCCGCCCTGATCCGGGTCTTCATCGAGAACGGCGACCGCACCAACCGCAAGAAGGCCCGCCTCAAGTATCTCGTTGATGAGTGGGGCATCCCCAAGACCCTCAACGAGATCTCCAAGAAGCTCACCTTCCCGCTCCGCTTCCTGCCGCTGGAACAGTGCGAGCCTTCCCTGCCGAAATCCAAGCACGGACACCTGGGCATCCACTCCCAGACGGACGGGAAAAACTACCTGGGCGTCCTCACCCCGGTGGGCAGGATCACCGTCCCCCAGATGCACGCCCTGGCGTACATCGCCGACAAGTATGGCAGGGGGGAGATCCGCCTCACGGTCTGGCAGAACCTGATCATCCCCGGTATCCCGGACGAAAACCTCCACGCCGCCACCGCCGCGGTGCTGGCCACCGGGTTCGACTACCGGAACAACCCCGTCACCGGCGGGCTCATCGCCTGCACCGGCAGCCGCGGTTGCAAATATGCCGCCGCGGACACCAAGGGGAACGCCATCGCACTTGGAGACCATCTGGCCGGGGCCGTCACCCTCGACGTGCCGGTGAATATCCACCTCACGGGCTGCCAGCACTCCTGCGCCCAGCACTACATCGGTGACATCGGCATGATGGGCGCACGGGTGAAGATGGAGGATGGGTCGACGGTGGACGGCTACAACATCGTCCTCGGTGGAGGGGTGGATGACACCCAGGCCATCGCCCGGGAGGTCTGGAAATCCATTCCATTCACCGACATCCCGCCGCTCATCGAGCAGCTTCTGGTCGCCTATCTGCGCGAGAGGGAAAATGACGAATCCTTCGCAAATTTCACCAACCGCCACACCCCGGACGAACTCCGCGAGCTTTCCCGCCCCGACAAGATCGCCGCCGCCTGA
- a CDS encoding flavodoxin domain-containing protein produces the protein MLTIPDNAPFTGTQKMWLKGFLAGIAAGLPQAGASIPAAPAAEAPKSGLPVTILWGSQTGTAETYAKKLAKALTAQGHAPTIMDMADATVGLFSTVKHLAILTSTYGDGEPPDNALDLHTSLHAETPALADLSFTVFALGDSNYPEFCKCGHDFQNRLTALGAKPLLPIMTSDVDHDLPFKEWSASLLSSLVPAH, from the coding sequence ATGCTCACCATCCCCGACAACGCTCCGTTCACAGGCACCCAGAAAATGTGGCTGAAAGGCTTCCTGGCCGGCATCGCCGCAGGCCTCCCGCAAGCTGGAGCCTCCATCCCGGCGGCTCCCGCCGCGGAAGCGCCGAAATCCGGGCTGCCCGTCACCATCCTGTGGGGTTCCCAGACTGGAACCGCCGAGACCTACGCCAAGAAACTGGCGAAAGCCCTCACCGCCCAGGGGCACGCACCGACCATCATGGACATGGCGGATGCCACCGTGGGCCTGTTTTCAACCGTGAAGCACCTGGCGATCCTCACCTCCACCTACGGAGATGGCGAGCCACCGGACAACGCCCTCGACCTGCACACCTCGCTTCACGCGGAGACACCTGCGCTGGCGGATCTCAGCTTCACCGTCTTCGCCCTCGGCGACAGCAACTATCCGGAATTCTGCAAGTGCGGCCATGACTTCCAGAACCGGCTAACGGCACTCGGAGCGAAACCGCTGCTTCCGATCATGACGTCGGATGTCGATCACGACCTCCCATTCAAGGAGTGGTCCGCCAGCCTCCTCTCATCGCTTGTTCCCGCCCACTGA
- a CDS encoding DmsC/YnfH family molybdoenzyme membrane anchor subunit — translation MYQTIQRIPAIKRAKAMPKVEAPQEFTLIDQLLAEQKQLQTPVAKFSEVHHRKNPDLADHYRSLIPLTKPGVGEQYAFEVSLDRCTGCKACVSACHSMNGLDEDEAWRDIGMLHGGERNRTWQQTITTACHHCADPGCLGGCPVGAYEKEKDTGIVRHLDDQCIGCSYCILKCPYDVPKYSKKRGIVRKCDMCHQRLAEGEAPACVQACPTEAIRIVTVASNQPAHFLPGAPDPSVTRPTTSYVGRDIPESALAADREALTPQHAHWPLVIMLTLTQVGLGLLAAPLLGLAPSSGPVVSLGSPPVINLKALETLVFTPTASSFVLLAALGIFFAGMGASILHLGQPLKAWRFFLGLRTSWLSREILAFSLFAPIPILLAALHFSPEFPFKSLIHQVTVWSAFPVGLAAVFTSVMIYVDTHRSSWRFPITASRFFGTVLVFAALSLQLAAPSPLHAILTLTAICLKLIPEARMLRHAEDPDAAWTPDRHTALLQLHPLGPFLRARHLLALTAAFVAFINPWAALPLLILSEILERQLFFQSVYAPKMPGNFGPGGHH, via the coding sequence GTGTACCAGACCATCCAGCGCATCCCAGCCATCAAGCGGGCGAAAGCCATGCCCAAGGTGGAGGCTCCGCAGGAATTCACGCTCATCGACCAATTGCTGGCTGAGCAGAAGCAGCTCCAGACGCCGGTGGCGAAGTTCTCTGAGGTCCACCACCGGAAAAATCCGGATCTGGCGGACCACTACCGCTCGCTGATCCCGCTCACAAAACCGGGGGTCGGGGAGCAATACGCTTTCGAGGTCTCACTGGACCGCTGCACCGGCTGCAAGGCCTGCGTGTCCGCGTGCCATTCCATGAACGGTCTGGATGAGGATGAAGCATGGCGGGACATTGGCATGCTCCATGGGGGGGAGCGGAACCGGACATGGCAGCAGACCATCACCACCGCCTGCCACCACTGCGCGGATCCCGGGTGCCTCGGCGGCTGCCCGGTGGGCGCTTATGAAAAGGAGAAGGACACCGGCATCGTCCGCCATCTGGACGACCAATGCATCGGCTGTTCCTACTGCATCCTGAAGTGCCCCTACGATGTACCGAAGTACTCGAAGAAAAGGGGCATCGTCCGCAAGTGCGACATGTGCCACCAGCGGCTGGCGGAGGGAGAGGCACCGGCCTGTGTCCAGGCATGCCCGACGGAGGCCATCCGCATCGTCACCGTGGCCAGCAACCAGCCCGCCCATTTCCTGCCCGGTGCGCCGGATCCATCGGTCACACGCCCCACCACCAGCTATGTCGGCAGGGACATCCCCGAAAGCGCGCTCGCAGCGGACCGGGAGGCACTCACACCCCAGCACGCACACTGGCCGCTGGTCATCATGCTCACCCTCACCCAGGTCGGACTCGGCCTGCTGGCGGCTCCCCTTCTCGGTCTGGCTCCATCCAGCGGACCGGTGGTCAGCCTCGGAAGCCCCCCCGTCATCAACCTGAAAGCGCTGGAAACGCTCGTCTTCACCCCGACCGCCTCTTCCTTCGTCCTTCTCGCCGCGCTCGGGATTTTCTTCGCCGGCATGGGGGCAAGCATCCTCCACCTCGGCCAACCGCTGAAGGCGTGGCGCTTCTTCCTCGGGCTGCGGACTTCATGGCTATCACGGGAAATCCTGGCCTTCTCCCTGTTCGCACCCATCCCCATCCTTCTCGCGGCGCTGCATTTCTCACCGGAGTTCCCCTTCAAGTCCCTCATCCATCAAGTTACCGTCTGGTCGGCCTTTCCTGTCGGGCTGGCGGCGGTATTCACCAGTGTGATGATCTACGTGGACACCCACCGGAGTTCGTGGAGATTCCCCATCACCGCCAGCCGCTTCTTCGGAACGGTGCTGGTGTTCGCCGCGCTCTCCCTGCAACTGGCGGCTCCATCCCCACTCCACGCCATCCTCACGCTCACCGCCATCTGCCTGAAATTGATTCCCGAGGCCCGGATGCTCCGCCACGCGGAGGATCCCGACGCGGCCTGGACCCCGGACCGCCACACCGCCCTGCTCCAGCTCCATCCCCTGGGTCCGTTTCTCCGCGCCCGCCACCTTCTGGCACTGACCGCCGCCTTCGTGGCGTTCATCAATCCTTGGGCTGCCCTCCCCCTTCTCATCCTGTCAGAAATCCTGGAACGGCAGCTCTTTTTCCAATCGGTGTACGCGCCGAAGATGCCCGGAAACTTCGGGCCTGGAGGGCATCATTAG
- a CDS encoding type II toxin-antitoxin system Phd/YefM family antitoxin, whose translation MRTELVTTLKRKATELISEVSAAHEPLLITQHGLPAAYLVDVETYETMESRLKLLEGIAKGEKAISEGRIVSHEEAKIRMSRWLD comes from the coding sequence ATGCGAACGGAGCTTGTGACGACACTAAAGCGAAAAGCCACTGAACTGATATCAGAGGTATCCGCCGCCCATGAACCGCTGTTGATCACCCAGCACGGGCTTCCCGCCGCCTACCTGGTCGATGTGGAAACCTACGAAACCATGGAATCCAGACTCAAACTCCTGGAGGGAATCGCCAAGGGAGAGAAGGCCATTTCCGAGGGAAGGATTGTTTCCCACGAAGAAGCAAAAATCCGGATGTCCAGATGGCTCGATTGA
- a CDS encoding type II toxin-antitoxin system RelE/ParE family toxin, with the protein MARLIWTEPALEDLGQIADYIALDDPVAAKRLVRKVFSKAALLQDFPEMCAVPHDLPDSRYRHLIVRPLRIFHRIQDETVFIVYVMRSERLLRLSDLEDHDP; encoded by the coding sequence ATGGCTCGATTGATTTGGACCGAACCCGCTTTGGAGGATCTTGGCCAGATCGCGGACTACATCGCCTTGGACGATCCCGTTGCGGCCAAGCGGCTGGTTCGCAAGGTATTTTCAAAGGCTGCACTCTTGCAGGATTTTCCCGAAATGTGCGCGGTGCCCCACGATCTTCCCGATTCGAGATACCGCCACCTGATTGTGCGTCCTCTCCGGATCTTCCACCGCATTCAGGATGAGACCGTTTTCATCGTCTATGTAATGAGATCGGAAAGACTTCTAAGGCTTTCCGATCTCGAAGATCATGATCCGTAA